A region of the Campylobacter cuniculorum DSM 23162 = LMG 24588 genome:
ATTTATCCTTGCAGCATTGAAGTCAAAATCGTTGATGAAAAGGAATTTGAGGGCTTTCCTAAGAGTGGAGCAGCACACAGCAATTTTTTGCCCTATTATCGTTTGATTGCACCACAATTTTTGCAAGAATATTCCAAATGCTTGTATTTGGATTCTGATATGCTCTGTTTGTGTGATATAAGAGAGCTTTTTACTTTAGATTTGAGTGATAAGATTCTTGCTTGTGTAGGGGATTACGGGAGTAAAAAGAGAAAAATTAAATTTAAAGAAAATGGCAAGGAAAAAATATTTTATTATGATGAACATTATTTTAATTCAGGTTTTTTACTCATAAATACATATGAATACAAGGCTGTTGCAAAACAATGTGAAAATTTAGCCAAACAAGCTACCTATATTAAAGCAGCAGATCAAGATTTGCTTAATGCTATCGTTAATAGAGAACAACGACTGAAACTTTCTTTTGCTTACAATTTTGTAACACATGCCTTTTGCTATTGCATTTGCAAAGATGAGGATAAGACGCGACTTAATTACACGCGTGCGGAGTTTTTAGAAAGTGCTAAGAATCCCAAAATCTTGCATTTTGGTTATAAACCTTGGAAATTTTTGGAGAGCTTTAGCGATTTTAAGGGCGTGAATGTGTGTTCATATTGGTGGGATATGGCTTCACAAACGCCTGTTTTTAAACAAGAATTGCTAGAAATTCAAAAAAGCATTACAGAATCTTCTAAAAACACCATTGCATTAGGATTTAACGCACTGGAGGCTTTTAAAACTTGCAATTTCTTCAAAATGCATTCTTTGCTAAAAAATGAGGATATAAAATACACAAATGCAAATAAAAGGAGTGTGTGTGAAAACTCTGGGCTTTGCATTCTTTTGGCTGAAGTGATAGAATTTGCAAGAAGAAGACACAAGGGGCTCTTAAATGTTTTTTTTAAAATTGCTAAAATCTTACGACATTATAAAAAATACGCAAACAAGATCTTAAAATAAACAAAGGAGATGATTATGTTTAAAATCAAAAATATCGACCATATTGTGCTTACGACTGAAAATTTGCAAAAATGTTGTGATTTTTATCAAAATATCTTAAATATGGATTTAGAGGAAAAAAATGGCAGATATGCTCTTAAATTTGGGAATCAAAAAATTAATATTCATCAAAAAAAGGGTGAATTTCAACCCGCAGCGACTTATCCTACTTCTGGAAGTTTAGATTTTTGCTTGATTGTAGAGGATATTTTGCAAGTTAAAGCGGAGCTTGAAAGCAAAAATTATCCTATAGAACTTGGGATTGTTGAGAGAATGGGAGCGATTTCAAAGCTTAAAAGCATTTATTTAAAAGACCCTGATGGAAATCTTGTAGAGCTTGCTTCTAAAATTTAATTTGCAAAAAATAAATCTTTGACTAAAAGTTTGATGTTAATAAAAATTTAAATTTAGCTGATTTTTTTATATGATTGATTATAAATAAAATCAATCCTTTTCGTAAATATTTTTTTCAAATTCTTTCAAACGTTTATAAATGCTTCTAAGCTGCGTTATAGTCGTCCAATTTGTGATAAATACGCTAAAAGATGAACGCACTTGATCAAAAGCATTATTGATTTGCATCACAATGCCAAGCCCTATTATCCCGCTAAAAAGACTCGGTGCCATCACTAAAAAAGGGACAATAACTATCATTTGCTCAAATAAAATCAGCCAAATATTAAAATACCCATAATGCAAAAAAAGCCTCTTGTAATTAAATTTCAATCCACTAAAAAGCTCAAGCATTGTTTCAGGCTTAGCATAATCTTTGCGATTATCCTCTGCAAAAACAAGCTCTTTTCTAAAAGCAGCTTCGGCTTTTTGATTATTATACTCAAGTCCGGGCAATTTAATACCAACAAACCAAGAGATGATTAACCCTCCTAAAGAAATAAAAAATGCAACATAAACAAGCAAACCTTCAATATCTTTAAGAATATAAAAAAGTGAATTAGGGTCAAATTCTTTGAATAAAGATTGAGAAATTTTATCGCTTAAATTCCAAAGTATAGGGATAAAAGCGATTAAGACCATTAAGGCTTTAATGAAAGAAAGCCCTAAACTTTCAACAATTTTAGAAAAATTATAAGTATCTTCTTGAATTCTTTGTGAGCTTCCTTCTATATTATTGTCGCGTTTTTTCCAAAATTTAAGATATTTAAAGGTCATTGCTTCACGCCATTTAAAGGCATAAACGCTTGCAAAATAGATATTAATCGTCGCAATGATGACATAGGGAATTGCAATGCATAAAAACACAGCGATTAAAAAATAAAAATCTTTTATATCATAATATTCTTTCACCCCGATTCCTTTGGCATCAAAAAACTGCTTGACTAAAAATTGATAATAATACAAAGAAGATTTGTTAAGAAAATTTGCTTTATTTAAATTTTCTTCAGCGAGTGCATCGGCTTCTTTTCTAAATTCAGCCTCGCTCGTTTGATTGCTGTCTTTTGTCGGCACTAAGCTCTCAATCTTTGGTTTTTGCAAGACATTGTAAAAATCTTTATACCATTCATTGATTGCAACACTTAAGCTTGTTTGTAAATATAAAAAAAATAGAAGTAAAAAAAGTCCAAAATATGCCCACAAAGCCCATTTTTTAGAAAGAAAAAAAGAATGAAACATTGAAAAACCTTGAAAATAAATTTTAATCTATTAAAATTATATATTAAAAAACCAAATTAATTTTTTATTTTTTAAATTCGTATTAAGATTTAAGATAAAATTGTATAGAATAAAAATTTATTAGGCTATGACACTTAAAAACTCTTAGTCTATTTATATAAAATAATTTAAAATATTTTTAACAGTTATATATTTTTTATGCAATTTCATCTCTCTAACATCTCTATGAATTTTTAAAATAAATTCAATAAAACTTCCTAAAACACTTGACAGACATTAGGTGTTAGATTGTATAATTCTTTATTTATTTTAAAAAAAGGAGTCATTATGGCAAAGATTTATATTTTAAATGGTGCAAAGAAATTTGGCAATTCTTTTAGAAGACTCAATGATACTTTATGCGAACTTGCTAAAGAAACTTTAAGTCAAATGGGACATGAGGTTAAAGAAGTCGTAATTGATAAGGGTTATGACGCTCAACAAGAAGTGCAAAATATCGCTTGGGCGGATTATTTGATTTATCAATTTCCTGCTTGGTGGATGGGTGAGCCTTGGATTGTGAAAAAATACATCGATGAAGTGTATCTTGCTGCTCATGGAGTGCTTTTTAGCGGAGATGGTAGGAGTAGAGAAGATTTGAGTAAAAAATATGGCAGTGGAGGTTTGGCACACAATAAAGCCTATATGCTTTGTTCAACTTGGAATGCTCCGCTTGAAGCCTTTGAGGATAAAAATCAATTTTTTGAAGGCAAGGGTGTGGATTATACTTTGACGCATTTGCATAAGGCACATGAATTTTTAGCAATGCAAAAACTCCCTAGTTTTATGTGCAATGATGTTGTTAAAAATCCTCAAATAGACGCATATAAAAAGGCTTATAAAGAGCATTTGCAAAAGGTTTTTAAAAAATAATACTTTTTTGATAAAATTGATTTAAAAACTCTTGATGGCAGATTGAATTTAAATTTATGTAAAAATTCTCAATTTTTTACTTATTTTATCTTTATTTTTAAGAGTAAAATTTTACAATTGAATTTCTATCAAGAGTTTAATAATATATAAATGATTTGTAAGTTTTATATAATTTTTGATTTTTAGATAATTTGGTTGTATTAAAATACAATGTAAATCTTTTTTATTTATTTTTTTAATATTCGCATAATTTTGATTTTTAAATTAAATTTTTATATATAAATATATTTGTCAAGGTTATAAGTTTTTTATAGAGATAAAAAAAGTTAAGATTAGTAAAATAAGCCTTTATCATTTTAAAAACTGAACAAAAAGGGATAAAAATTTATATCTATGGCGGACAGAGAGGGATTTGAACCCTCGAGACCCGTTAAGATCTGCACCCTTAGCAGGGGTGTGGTTTCAGCCACTCACCCATCTGTCCGCTTTTAAGAAATAAGATTATATAAAAACTTAGTTAATACCTAGCTTAAAGGCTTATGTAAGCGAGGATAAAAGTTATTAAAATCCCTGCTATCAAAACAAGAATTTGATTTTTTCTATCTTTTTTACTCGCAAATAAAGTAATCATCAATCCAGAAATATAAAGCAAAAACAAACTCACACCAAAACCGACAGAAAGCACAGAAAAATACCAAGCTCCTTTATCCTTATGAAGCATGATCAAATCCCCTAAAAAACTTCTCGTCTTTGTAGTGATTTGATATTGATTTTCTCCATTTTCTGCAATAGAAACACTATAATGTGTTGAACCTATTGTTATACCTTTATCTTTGCTTTTAATTGCTTGAGTGTTGCTTGGAATTTTTATATTATTATCCTTCAAAAAACCTAGCAATTTTTCTATTTCTTGACCTTTTTCAACCCTTTCATTAAGGGTATAAATTTGTTTTTCAAGCCCTATATCTTGATTAATACCAAAAATATACGCTATGCCTGTGAGTGCAAAAATAAACGCACAAGGTAAGAAAAAAAGGCTCAAATAAATATGAAACTGCCGAAACAACTTGTTTTTATTCATTGTTTTTCTCCTTATTGATAAAAGTAAAAGAATTATAGTTAATGAATGTGAAACAAATGTGAAATTTTCTAAGAATGAATAAGAATGAATAAGAATGAATAAGAATGAATAAGAATGAATTTACATATAAAAAGCTCCCCTAAGGGAGCTTAAAGATTATTTTTTATCAACATAAGTGTAGTTGTAAGGATTAAGATTTTTATCATCTTCTAAAAATTTAGCTGGTGGATTGCCATTGACATTATCATGTTCATAATAGCGATCTCCTGCTTTATGTCCATTTAAATCCACTTTATAGTGAATTTCACCCGGATTGAATTTTTGAATGTCTTCAAAACCTAAATTTGAAGTTTTAAAATCTTTAATACCATTTGCAGAAGCAATTTCAACCAACTTAGCTTGTCCCATTCTTGCCATATCTACCGCTTGTAAAAGCATTCTTGAAGCTTCTCTAGGATTATGGAAACCTGTTGAATTTTCAGCACCAACGAAATCTGCTCTCATTTGAGATTTTCTATGAAGTTCTAAAACATCTTTTAATTCTGCGTTGATTTTTGCAGCATCAGCCTTGCCATCTGTTTGGTATTGCTCTAACCCGCCCAAAGCCTCGCGTAAATTTTTAATATCAGTAATCAAACTGACTATGCTGTATTCTGCTGAACGCAAATCATAAGCCACTGAATTTTGAATGTCTCTGATTTGTGATTTAAGATATTCTTCACTTTGAGTGTGGCAAGTTTTACACGCAGCATTGATATTTTGCAAAGGTGAAGTGACATTGTGCTGTGTCAATTTTTTAGAACCTTTTCTGATATAAGGCATATGACAATCCGCACAAGATACCCCATTAGCAGCATGGACACCTCCACTGAAAAGCTCACTTTCAGGATGTTGAATTTTAATCATAGGAGCACCTGTGATTTTATGTGCCCAATCTTTGTCAAATACAGAACGAGCTTTATCATAATAATCATCGAACATTTCAATTCTAAATGGTTGTCCTTTTTTCCATTCTCCCCAAGGGAATACAAGCTCAATGCCATCGACTTCAATTTCAGTTGGACTATTGCCATCTCTCCAAGTATCAAATTCATCATAGGTCTTTTGAGTGCCATTCCACCATTTTTTAGAGCTATCTTTTGCTATGCTTTCGCCCATTATTTTAGTCTTTCCTCCTGTTGGTCTAAAATAATATTCAACATGGCATTGTGAGCAAACAAGAGTTCTCATTTCTTCTCTTGAAGCTTTTACACCTATAGTATCATCAGGCTCATAGCCTCTAAATTTAACCAAAGCATTGATTAAACCCGGACGTGTTAATCTTAATTCCATAGTATTTGGAACGTGACAATCCGCACAGGTTACACCCATTCTTTTTCCTCCATGTGGTCCGCTATGTTCAACAGACCCTTCTTTCATTCCATTCATCGCTGGAACATTTTTAATCATAGTCCAATATTTTGTAGAGTTAAACGCCACCCAATCATTTTTCGCAACATTTTTTAAAAGCCAAGGAGTCCAACCACTATGACAATTCATACAAGCAGTCGGTTGTCCTGCAAAAGCTGCAAAACCATGTGCATTTAAGAAATCTTTATTGTTTCTCGCTGTATCCATTTGATCCACTTGTATCCAAAAATGCCCTCTTTCTTCATTAGCATCAAGTGAAAAAGGATATCCTGCCCAAAGGATAGTCAATTGCGGATAGCGAATCAATTTAGAATAAGCCAAATTTCCGCCAAATTCAGTTGGAATAGGCTCTTGTTTTTCAACCGTTAAATACATATCAAGATGATCCGGGAAATTTTTACCCCATTCATCAAAAGTAGGATTATCATCACTCAATTCAACAATTTTCTTGCTTGTGTTAGCGATTCCACCTGCACCTTCTTGTTGCTTTTGGCTCACATCATTATTGAGCCATAAAACGCCACCAATTAAGATGACTAAAATAATTATACCGAAGTATAAAACGCCTTTTTTACCCATATTAAGAAACCTCCTTTAAAATTAAAATCCTCGTTTGTGTCCAACGCTACTATGACAAGATACACAGCTTAAGCTGCTTTCTCCATGCGGCTTTGAAGTCGCATTAATCGCTACTGCTGCATAATCTGAATGACAGCGAATACAATTTGTTTGCACCATTTTTTTGCTTTTTTCAGTTGCATCTAAATTAGTTGGTAGTGTATCAAGTTTGAAAGTAAAGGCATAAGCATGCCCAATCCCACTTTCAGCCTTAGCGATCCATTTATCTACAAAATCATGTGGTAGATGGCATTCTACACAACTTGCTCTTGGTTTTCCATCTATTTTTTTAGAATGCGGAGCTGCTAAATAATCATTATAAACCTCATTCATAACATGACAATTATTACAGGACTCACTTGCATTGCTAAGATATGAAGTGCCTTTTGCATTATAAAAAGTATAAAAACCTACTGCAAAAAAGACAAAAAGTAAAATCAAAAAAATACTAAGAAGATTCGAAGAACCTGATTTTTGCTCCAAGTTACCCTCCTTTAAACAAAATGACTTATTAAAGTTAAGTAGTATTATAATATTTTTTATTTAAAAATAATTTAAGGATATTTTTAGTCTTAACTATGATATTTATACTGAAAAATCGGGCATAGTTTAAGGCAAAATTTTTTGATTAATAATTTGATTAATAAAATATTTATTTTAATTTTAAAAATTTTAAATCAATTTAAAATAAAAAAATGTTAAAATCTATTTTTAGAAGAATTACAAAAAAGGAGAAATAATGCAAACAAATCCGGACATGTTTTTAAATAGAGAGCTTTCTTGGCTTAGATTTAATTCAAGAGTTTTAGACCAATGCTCAAAGAATTTACCCTTGCTTGAAAAACTTAAATTTATTGCAATTTATTGCACGAATCTTGATGAATTCTATATGATAAGAGTCGCAGGGCTTAAACAACTTCTTTTGGCGGGTGTTAATATCAGCAGTAGTGATGAAATGTCTCCTTTAATGCAACTTAAAGAAATTCGCACCTATATCCATAAAGAAAAAGAACTTTTAGAAAGTTATTTTAAACGAATCACTGCAGAACTTGCAAAAGAAAATTTATTCATTAAAAATTATGAAGAACTTGATGAAAAATTAAAACTTAAATGTGATGAATATTTCTTCTCTAATATCTTTCCTGTCATTGTGCCTATCGCTGTTGATGCAACACATCCTTTTCCACATTTAAATAATTTATCTTTTGCTTTAGCTGTTAAAATTTGTGATAAAATGGACACTAAGCTTATAAAATTTGGAATGATAAGAATTCCAAGAGTTTTACCGCGTTTTTATGAGGTCAGTAGCAATATTTATGTGCCGATTGAAAGTATAGTTCAAAAACATGCTGAAGAAATTTTTCCGGGTTATAAACTTCTTTCTTCAGCAGCTTTTAGGGTGACTCGCAATGCAGATATTGTCATCGAAGAAGAAGAGGCTGATGATTTTATGATGATACTTGAACAAGGTTTAAAACTTCGCAGAAAAGGAGCCTTTGTCCGCCTTCAAATTCAAAAGGGTGCAGATGAGCAAATCGTCGAGTTTTTAAACACTCATATGCAAATCTTTCCTAAAGATATGTATGAGTATTCTATACTCCTTAATCTCCCTAATCTTTGGCAAATTGTAGGCAATAAAGCTTTCACTCATCTTTTAAGTCCGCTTTATATTCCAAAAGTTTTACCACCTTTTGGCGAAAATTTATCTATATTTGAAGCCATTGACAAAGAAAATGTTCTCATCATACAACCTTTTGAAAGTTTTGACCCGGTTTATCAGTTCATCAAAGAAGCGAGTAAAGACCCTGAAGTTATATCAATAAGAATGACTCTTTATAGAGTGGAGAAAAATTCAAATATAGTCCAAGCCTTAATTGATGCTGCAAATGGAGGCAAACAAGTTACGGTAATGGTTGAACTTAAAGCAAGATTTGACGAAGAAAATAACTTACATTGGGCAAAAGCTTTAGAAAATGCAGGAGCCCATGTCGTTTATGGAATCACGGGTTTTAAAGTCCATGCTAAGGTTTCTCAAGTGATACGCAAACAAGGTGATAAACTTAAATTTTATATGCATTTAAGCACCGGAAACTATAATGCGAGCTCTGCAAAAATTTACACAGATGTGAGTTATTTTACAAATAAAAGCGAATTTGCTGTGGATACAACGAGCTTTTTCCATATTCTTTCAGGTTTTAGCAAGGAAAGAAGGCTTAAAACTCTCACGATGAGTCCTAATCAAATTAAAGAAAAAATTTTAGAAATGATTCATGTTGAATCTTCAAAAGGCAGTCAAGGTGTTATCGTTGCAAAGATGAATTCCCTTGTTGATCCTGATGTGATTGAAGCTCTTTATGAAGCTTCGATTAAAGGAGTGCAGATTGATTTGATTATACGCGGAATTTGTTGCTTAAAACCTGATGAAGAATACAGCAAAAATATACGCGTTAGAAGTATTATCGGTAAGTATTTAGAACATGCACGTATTTTTTATTTTAAGCACAGCACTCCAAATTATTTTATCTCAAGTGCAGACTGGATGCCTAGAAATTTAGAGCGTCGCTTAGAGCTTATGACTCCAATTTTTGATGAAAAATCAAAGGCAAAACTTGCTCAAATTTTGCGTTTGCAACTTAGTGATAATGTCCTTGCTTATGAACTTGACAATAAGGGAGAATACCATAAAAGAAAACTTAAAGAAAAAGAAAAGGCTATTGATTCTCAACAAGTTTTAGAAGAATATATAAGCAAAATTTACAAAACGCTTAAAAAAGATACCGATGAAAACAAGGCGATACAATTGTCTTCAAAGCTTTTTAAGGAGAATTAAATTCTTTTTTTAAAGTTTTGAGCAAATTTTTACAAGCTGTCAAAACAATATGATAAGTTTCGTCAAAATTGCCACTATACCAAGGATCAGGCACCTCATCATAGCCGAGTTCCTTGGCAAAATCTGTCATTTTTAAAACCTTATGTTCAATCCTTTGAAAATTTCTTAAAACATACTTTAAATTTGAATCATCCATAACGATGATATAAGCACTTTCATCACAAAGTTTTTGGGTGAGTTTTTTGCTCACAAAACCTTGCGTTTTTATACCTGCTTTTTCAAGTTTATCTTGACTTTTATAATGCATAAACTCTCCATCGTGTTCTCCAGAAGTTCCAGCACTTGTGATTTCAAGCTTAAATTTTTCTTTTGAAATTAAATCTTTCATCACAAATTCAGCCATAGGTGAGCGGCAAATGTTTCCTAAACACACAAAAATAATTTTTTTCATCTTTTTCCTTAAATTTTTAAATCAAAAATTACAAAAAATATCATATAATAAATTTATGAATAGTTTCAAAAGAACTCTACTTGTATGTTGGCTTGGAGTATTTACCACAAATATGGGACTAAGCCAAATTGCTCCTATTTTACCCTTATATCTTAGAGAACTAGGGCTTAAAGATCATGCGGATATAGCCTTTTTTTCAGGGCTTGGCTTTGGAATCACTCCCTTATTTGTTGCTATTTTTTCGCCTTTATGGGCTTTTCTTGCCGCAAAATATGGTTATAAAAGTATGCTCTTAAGAGCAAGTTTAGGGATGTCAATTTCTACTTTTTGTTTAAGTTTTGCAAATTCAGGCGTTGATGTGGTGATTATCCGTGCGTTAATGGGAGTTGTAGCAGGTTTTACTTCAGCAGCTGTGGTTTTCATTGCTGTGATTTTTCCAAAAAGTAAGGTTGCATATGCATTAGGCACACTTTCAACGGCTTCTATTAGCGGGAGTTTGATAGGACCCTTATTTGGCGGAATTGTTGCTGAATTTTTAAGCATTCGTTCAGTATTTTATCTCATAGCCTTTTTTATCGCTTGTTCTTTTATAACAATCTATTTTTTCATCGACGAAAAAAGAATCCTTAAAAAACAAGAAAAAAGCACGGGGACAATCAAACAAAATATATTTTTAATCCTTACTTTATTCATTGCAACTTTTTTTATACAATTTGGAGTTTCTGGGACTATGCCTATACTGACCTTGCTTGTGGAGCAAATTTATCAAGGAGAAAAAATCGCTTTTTGGGCGGGTATAGTTGTTGCTTCAAGTGGAATCAGCAATCTTTTATTTGCAACAAAACTCGGTAAGATTGCAGACAAAACCGGACCAAGCAAGATTATCTTTATCGCTTTGCTGTTTAGTGGCTTAATGTTTTATCTTCAAGCCATTGCTCATAATGTCTATATGCTCATTCTTGTGCGTTTATTTTTAGGGATAGGACTTGGGGGACTTGTGCCTTGCATCAACGCCTTGCTTAAAAAAAGCATCAATACAAAAAACCTTAGCCTCGCCTTTGGAATCAATCAAAGTGCCTATTATTTAGGAAATTTTAGTGGTTCTTTTGGAAATGGAATTTTGGCAGGGAAATTTGGAGTGCAATTTGTTTTTTTAATGATTTGCATTCTTTTTATTTCAAACGCCCTGCTCTTTCTTTTACTCAATAAAAAACGAATTTTTTCAAATAAAGATTTATAAAAAATCGCTTTTTTAAGATATTTTTACTTAATAATATGAAATTTTTTCAATTTTTCATTTAAGTAAATCTTTACTTTTTTATTTGTTTGTGCTTACTTTATATCTAAAATTTTATTTTTTATTCTATATATTTTTGTTCAAATAAATATTATAACCAAAGGAAATATTGATTGAAAATCTTAAAAAAAACTCTTTAGAATTTTCATTAGAATTGAAAATTTAAATTCTAGTTTTCTTGCGAATCTTTCTTTATGATTTGAATCAAAGGCTCTAAATTATAAGCTCTTATTTTTTGTTCCATAAGTTCAAAATATCTGTCCATATTTTGAGTGGTAAGGATATGAGTATTGTTTTTTATAGCATCAAGATGCATAGAATTCATATCGATATTGTAATGAGCTTCATCTCTATAGTTTCTTAAATCATCAGCATAGTCTAAATCATCAAAACCATAAATTTTTACATTAGGGTATTTGCTCGTTTCTTCAATAAGCCATTTTAATACAGCTTTGTATTTTGAAAATAAGATAAAATTCTTATTATAATAACCTCTGCTTCCTCGCTCAACCCTATAAAGAAATCTTGAGTTAGTGGGTATGATAAGCCTGAATTGAATTTGAGGATAATCCTTTATAAAAGAGAGTAAATCTTTTTGTATCAATTCTTGATTCTGACTTATGTCAATATTTTCTTGAGTAAAAAATGCTCTGGTATTTAAAATTTCATCGATTAGTTGTTTCTTGTTTGATTTTTTATAGGTTTTTAACCAATTTTCAAAACCAAATCTATTATGAAATTCATCAACCCATTTCGGGAGGTCTTCTATTTTCTCTATCTTTTTACCTACACATTTTTCTTTTGAAGAATAAGTTAAAGCACATAAAATGGTTTTGTAATTTAAATAAAGCCTAAAACCATTAAAAAAATTTTCGTTATTATTATACAAAAAGTCAAATTTTTTAGTGTCATTATTAACATTTAAATTCAAAGCGAAAGAATCTAAAGAATAAATGATTTCTTTTATTTCTTTCTTTTTTAATTTTAATATATAATTTAAAAAAACCTTTCTTTCGCTAAGAGTAGAACCATCCATGCTTAAATTCACCCATTTTCCGCCAAGTTTATTCTCAGCTTCTTTAGAGCTTGTATTTCCTGTCATTGAAGTTCCAAGTATAAAAGAGTCAAAATCATAATAATCTATAATGCTTTTACCTACCATTCTCATAGACATATAAGTTTCTTCTCTAAAATAAGGCTTATGATAAAACATATAAGGGTCATAGATGTATAATAATATCAACAACATAGCAATAAAAGGAAGGGGGATAAGTAGAGTCAATATAATAAATTTTTTATAAACATTCATCTGAAATTCCTAAAAATTAAAATAAATAAATTCTGTATAAGGAGTTGAAACAAGCGTTAAAACAGCGACATAAAACAAAATCATCGTAAGCAAAAGATTTTTATAATCGACTTTGAAATTTTTTGTTAAATCTATACTATTTTTAAAACCAAGACAAAAAATCAATGCTAAAACCACTAAAGCAATCGTTCTATCTTTTCCACCTATAGCAAGTAAAAGAGCATTGATTTTATACCAATTGAATGGGAATTCTTCAT
Encoded here:
- a CDS encoding low molecular weight protein-tyrosine-phosphatase, whose amino-acid sequence is MKKIIFVCLGNICRSPMAEFVMKDLISKEKFKLEITSAGTSGEHDGEFMHYKSQDKLEKAGIKTQGFVSKKLTQKLCDESAYIIVMDDSNLKYVLRNFQRIEHKVLKMTDFAKELGYDEVPDPWYSGNFDETYHIVLTACKNLLKTLKKEFNSP
- a CDS encoding MFS transporter, producing the protein MNSFKRTLLVCWLGVFTTNMGLSQIAPILPLYLRELGLKDHADIAFFSGLGFGITPLFVAIFSPLWAFLAAKYGYKSMLLRASLGMSISTFCLSFANSGVDVVIIRALMGVVAGFTSAAVVFIAVIFPKSKVAYALGTLSTASISGSLIGPLFGGIVAEFLSIRSVFYLIAFFIACSFITIYFFIDEKRILKKQEKSTGTIKQNIFLILTLFIATFFIQFGVSGTMPILTLLVEQIYQGEKIAFWAGIVVASSGISNLLFATKLGKIADKTGPSKIIFIALLFSGLMFYLQAIAHNVYMLILVRLFLGIGLGGLVPCINALLKKSINTKNLSLAFGINQSAYYLGNFSGSFGNGILAGKFGVQFVFLMICILFISNALLFLLLNKKRIFSNKDL